From Mucilaginibacter rubeus, a single genomic window includes:
- a CDS encoding DUF763 domain-containing protein — protein MKRSGSADLPLHYGYVPQWLAERMAKLGLAVVETIVMDYGKDEVLRRLSDPFWFQSLGAVMGMDWHSSGITTSVMGALKKSINPHSRELGIYICGGKGKHSTQTPAELLKVGETTGLDGNYLVKCSKLSAKVDNTAIQDGFQLYTHNFILSDTGKWAVVQQGMSDASGTARRYHWHSEQLSSFVDDPHTFIYGKNNGYILNMTDKEANGSRNGVMQIAAENPGTMINEISKLVMPSHHEVHAKDVDLKRLGAVLWLAHEKQPKDFEDLLLLQGLGPRTLQSLALVSEVIHGTPSRFKDPARFSFAHGGKDGAPFPVPTKVYDETLNTLQTAIQKAKMGNNDKNEAIKRLSQIAERAEKDFTPNANFDKVVEKERNDSWKYGGRTVFGKAKPPVEQQLKLF, from the coding sequence ATGAAGCGATCGGGCAGTGCTGACTTACCTTTACATTATGGCTATGTACCGCAATGGCTTGCCGAACGAATGGCTAAGCTTGGCCTTGCCGTGGTGGAAACCATTGTGATGGATTATGGTAAGGATGAGGTGCTTCGCCGGTTAAGCGATCCGTTTTGGTTTCAGAGTTTAGGTGCCGTTATGGGGATGGACTGGCATTCATCGGGCATAACCACTTCAGTAATGGGGGCTTTAAAAAAATCCATCAATCCGCATAGCCGCGAACTGGGAATTTACATTTGCGGCGGTAAAGGCAAACATTCTACCCAAACACCGGCCGAACTTTTAAAAGTAGGCGAAACAACCGGGCTCGACGGTAATTACCTGGTAAAATGCAGCAAGCTTAGTGCTAAGGTTGATAATACCGCTATTCAGGATGGCTTCCAGCTTTATACCCATAATTTTATTTTAAGCGATACCGGCAAATGGGCCGTAGTACAGCAAGGCATGAGTGATGCCAGCGGCACAGCACGAAGATATCACTGGCATTCGGAACAATTAAGTTCATTTGTTGATGATCCGCATACTTTTATCTACGGCAAAAACAACGGTTATATACTTAATATGACAGACAAGGAAGCCAACGGCTCCCGCAACGGAGTTATGCAGATCGCGGCTGAAAATCCTGGTACCATGATCAATGAGATTAGCAAACTGGTAATGCCAAGTCATCACGAAGTACACGCCAAGGATGTTGACCTTAAACGTTTGGGGGCCGTGCTTTGGCTCGCTCACGAAAAACAGCCCAAAGACTTTGAAGATTTGCTATTGCTGCAAGGCTTAGGGCCGCGCACACTACAATCGCTGGCGTTGGTGAGTGAAGTGATTCATGGTACGCCTTCACGGTTTAAAGACCCGGCCAGGTTTTCCTTTGCTCATGGTGGTAAGGACGGTGCCCCCTTCCCCGTGCCTACCAAAGTTTATGATGAAACCTTAAACACCCTGCAAACGGCCATTCAAAAAGCCAAAATGGGTAACAATGATAAAAATGAGGCTATTAAACGCCTGTCTCAAATAGCAGAAAGAGCCGAAAAAGATTTCACACCCAATGCAAACTTTGATAAAGTGGTTGAAAAAGAGCGTAACGATTCATGGAAATATGGCGGTCGTACAGTTTTTGGCAAAGCCAAACCACCGGTTGAGCAGCAATTAAAGTTATTTTAA
- a CDS encoding AMP-dependent synthetase/ligase: MTNNTELSTVPSFIRNTVANIHPLDHTFLLHKVKDTWVEISYGEVLEKVDAISAWFLHIGIKKGDRLSLIIENGPNYVYYDQALQQIGAVNTSIYPTLTENEIEYILNDSGARTIICGNPFLFRKVLKVANNCPELIRLIPAFDDFEKFSDKVSLNAGVISFDEVITEGRKLVEQYRSAINAAREAILTTDTSCLIYTSGTTGVPKGVVLTHHNLTQNTINSLIQIPFVEKTDRFLSFLPLSHVFERTIYHIAIHQGSQIAFAQSLELLAKNMAEVKPTILCCVPRLLERIHDRAIKSGTSAGGLKTKIFLWAFEIGKKVRLAQEAGKSPGTILKAQHGVAEKLVFSKIKEKTGGRLKFMVSGGGALPKNIGEFFGDLGIVILEGFGLTETSPVMAVTERHRVIYGTVGRIIPGIEVAIQNVDTKHIYSVQTHDNFKEDTLTEEGEIIVRGHCVMKGYWNKPEETATVIDSHGWFHTGDIGRFFRGNLQITDRLKNMLVNAYGKNIYPTPVENTYLKSPKIEQVFLVGDKREYIAAIIVPAREALQENFNLQNEFFERTEAFVDEKEIVDWIGADIRKYSNELAKFERIKSFKVKRNPFSMEEGEITPTMKAKRKVIEKKYAADIDELYVGEAEED, from the coding sequence ATGACTAACAATACCGAGCTTTCAACTGTTCCGAGTTTCATTCGCAATACCGTTGCCAATATCCATCCCTTAGATCATACTTTTCTGTTGCATAAAGTTAAAGATACCTGGGTTGAGATTAGCTATGGTGAGGTTTTAGAGAAGGTTGACGCTATTTCGGCCTGGTTCCTGCATATCGGCATAAAAAAAGGCGACAGGCTTTCGCTTATCATCGAAAACGGCCCAAACTATGTTTATTATGATCAGGCCCTGCAACAGATAGGCGCTGTTAATACTTCAATATATCCAACCCTTACAGAAAATGAGATTGAGTATATTCTGAACGATTCGGGAGCACGTACCATCATTTGCGGTAATCCGTTCCTGTTCAGGAAAGTATTAAAAGTAGCAAACAATTGCCCCGAGCTGATCCGCCTGATCCCTGCATTTGATGACTTTGAAAAATTCAGTGATAAGGTAAGCCTCAATGCCGGTGTTATTAGTTTTGATGAAGTTATAACCGAAGGCCGTAAATTGGTTGAGCAATACCGTTCAGCTATCAATGCAGCCCGTGAAGCTATTTTAACAACAGATACTTCATGCCTCATCTACACTTCGGGCACTACAGGCGTACCTAAAGGCGTAGTGCTCACGCATCATAACCTTACCCAAAACACGATCAACAGTCTGATCCAGATCCCGTTTGTTGAAAAAACAGACAGGTTCTTGTCGTTCCTGCCTTTATCGCACGTATTTGAGCGTACCATTTATCATATCGCAATTCACCAAGGTTCGCAAATAGCTTTCGCCCAAAGTTTGGAATTACTGGCCAAAAATATGGCCGAGGTTAAACCTACCATACTTTGCTGTGTACCACGGTTACTGGAGCGTATTCACGACAGGGCCATCAAAAGTGGTACATCTGCCGGTGGCTTAAAAACCAAGATCTTCTTATGGGCATTTGAGATAGGTAAAAAAGTACGCCTTGCACAGGAAGCTGGCAAATCGCCGGGCACTATCCTGAAAGCACAACATGGTGTTGCCGAGAAACTGGTATTCAGCAAGATCAAGGAAAAAACCGGCGGTCGTTTAAAATTCATGGTGTCGGGCGGTGGCGCGTTGCCTAAAAACATTGGCGAATTTTTCGGCGACCTGGGTATCGTGATATTGGAAGGTTTTGGTTTAACGGAAACATCGCCGGTAATGGCAGTCACCGAACGCCACAGGGTGATTTACGGTACTGTTGGCCGTATTATTCCGGGTATTGAAGTTGCTATTCAAAATGTAGATACCAAACATATCTACTCTGTTCAAACACACGATAACTTTAAAGAAGATACCCTTACCGAGGAAGGTGAAATTATTGTACGCGGACATTGCGTAATGAAAGGTTACTGGAACAAACCCGAAGAAACCGCTACAGTAATTGATAGCCATGGTTGGTTCCACACCGGCGATATTGGTCGTTTTTTCCGTGGCAACCTTCAGATCACCGACCGACTGAAGAACATGCTGGTTAACGCATACGGTAAAAATATCTATCCAACCCCGGTAGAAAACACCTACCTCAAAAGCCCTAAAATTGAGCAGGTATTTTTAGTGGGGGATAAACGCGAATATATCGCAGCCATCATCGTTCCCGCTCGCGAAGCCTTGCAGGAAAACTTTAACCTTCAAAACGAGTTTTTTGAACGTACTGAAGCTTTTGTTGACGAAAAAGAAATTGTGGACTGGATTGGTGCCGACATCCGCAAGTACAGCAACGAGCTTGCTAAGTTTGAAAGGATTAAATCATTCAAGGTAAAACGCAACCCGTTTAGTATGGAAGAAGGTGAGATCACCCCTACCATGAAAGCCAAACGCAAAGTCATCGAGAAAAAATACGCAGCCGATATTGATGAGCTTTATGTTGGCGAGGCTGAGGAAGATTAA
- a CDS encoding short chain dehydrogenase, translated as MKIIIIGASGTIGRKVTEALEGKHIIITAGSKTGAFQLDITSPESIEAFFEKVGPFDALISTTGSGHFGPLASTTPADFKKGIESKLLGQINLVLIGQHHINAKGSFTLTSGILSEDPVVNGANLGTINGALNSFVISAAIELENGVRINAISPGVVEDSPGFFEYFPGHEPVSMDKVANAYVKSVLGAITGQVIKVF; from the coding sequence ATGAAAATAATTATAATTGGTGCCTCAGGCACAATAGGCAGAAAAGTTACGGAAGCGCTGGAAGGAAAACACATCATCATCACCGCGGGCTCAAAAACAGGCGCTTTTCAGTTAGATATTACCTCTCCGGAGTCCATTGAAGCATTTTTTGAAAAGGTTGGCCCGTTTGACGCCTTGATAAGCACAACCGGCTCTGGCCATTTTGGTCCGCTTGCAAGTACAACTCCTGCCGATTTTAAAAAAGGTATTGAAAGTAAGTTGCTGGGGCAGATCAACCTGGTATTAATAGGGCAGCATCATATTAATGCCAAAGGCTCGTTTACGCTTACCTCGGGCATTCTTTCTGAAGATCCGGTTGTAAACGGTGCTAACCTGGGCACAATCAATGGCGCGTTAAATTCATTTGTAATAAGTGCGGCTATTGAACTGGAAAATGGTGTGAGAATTAATGCCATAAGCCCCGGTGTTGTTGAAGATTCGCCTGGCTTTTTTGAATATTTCCCGGGTCATGAGCCGGTTTCCATGGATAAGGTAGCCAACGCTTACGTAAAAAGCGTGCTTGGAGCTATTACCGGGCAGGTGATCAAGGTTTTTTGA